The Streptomyces rimosus genomic interval GGACCGCATCGACTGGCGTCCGAAGACCTACTGGCCGTCCGGCACCAAGGTGTCGGTCAAGGGCGGTCTGGGCGGCATCGACTCCGGTGAGTCCGGCGGCTGGTTCGCGCGCGACTACGACTTCGGGTTCACCATCGGCCCGGACCACAAGGCCGTCATCGACGTCCCGTCGCACAGCATGACCCTGTACGAGAACGGCAAGGCCGTCGACACGATCCGGGGCTCCGCGGGCTCGCCGCAGGACCCGACGCGCGGCGGCGTGCACACCGTACGCAGCAAGAACGCCGCCGAGACGATGGACTCCGCCACCATCGGCCACGGCAACGAGTGGATGCTCGACTCGAAGTGGGTGACCCACCTCACCGCGTCCGGCACCTTCCTGCACTCGGCGCCCTGGAACAAGTCGATCGGCGTGGTCAACAACAGCCACGGCTGCTTCGGCATGACGACCTCGGACGCCAAGCGTGCCTACGACTTCCTGACGATCGGCTCCACGGTCGAGGTGAAGAACACCTCCAGCACGAAGAAGACCGATGTCGGCAACGGCCTGGAGGTCTGGCAGGAGAGCTGGGAGCAGTGGCAGCAGCGGAGCGCCGTGAAGTAACCGTCACGGCGGCGGT includes:
- a CDS encoding L,D-transpeptidase family protein, which translates into the protein MHVRSARRTVLLSAALAGAALLTACGAEGGSQASDKPTAKVTVTPAAGSKSAKLGSPISVKVSGGSLTAVEAKDEKGDKVEGKLSGDGTSWTSEGKVKPGTTYTVHTKTKSGDGKESASDASFTTEKADKVNKLTNTPSNGQTVGTGMPISILFDHPVAKDRRAEIQKALKVTTQPQVEGAWGWVKDWSGKDRIDWRPKTYWPSGTKVSVKGGLGGIDSGESGGWFARDYDFGFTIGPDHKAVIDVPSHSMTLYENGKAVDTIRGSAGSPQDPTRGGVHTVRSKNAAETMDSATIGHGNEWMLDSKWVTHLTASGTFLHSAPWNKSIGVVNNSHGCFGMTTSDAKRAYDFLTIGSTVEVKNTSSTKKTDVGNGLEVWQESWEQWQQRSAVK